One Antarctobacter heliothermus DNA segment encodes these proteins:
- a CDS encoding HvfC/BufC N-terminal domain-containing protein has protein sequence MAEASTAEAAFRMGLLRADVAIPGGLTDGAGRPAGRRYDVYRNNVAVALREALEAGFPAVAKLIGPENFARSAGMYLRSDPPVTPLMMHYGAGFPAFLEGIEALRGIGYLGDVARLELAMRRSYHAADAAVFESGRLALLDEAALMAARLVLAPSVQVVRSRWPVLSVYRFTLRPDQPKPQARAEDVLITRAEYDPTPHLLPQGGADFVDALLRGLTFGAAVTSAGADFDLPATLTLLLQQGAISDFCTA, from the coding sequence ATGGCTGAGGCGAGCACAGCTGAGGCGGCGTTTCGTATGGGATTGCTGCGCGCCGATGTGGCGATCCCCGGCGGTTTGACCGATGGTGCGGGCCGCCCCGCCGGCCGACGCTATGATGTGTATCGAAACAACGTGGCGGTGGCGTTGCGAGAGGCGTTGGAGGCCGGTTTTCCGGCGGTTGCCAAGCTGATCGGGCCAGAGAACTTTGCGCGCTCGGCGGGGATGTATTTGCGCAGCGATCCGCCTGTGACACCGTTGATGATGCACTATGGCGCGGGCTTTCCGGCCTTTCTTGAAGGGATCGAGGCGCTGCGTGGCATCGGCTATCTGGGTGATGTGGCGCGGTTAGAGCTGGCCATGCGGCGCAGCTATCACGCCGCAGATGCGGCGGTCTTTGAGAGCGGGCGGTTGGCATTATTGGATGAGGCCGCGCTGATGGCAGCGCGTCTGGTCCTTGCGCCTTCGGTGCAGGTGGTGCGGTCGCGTTGGCCGGTTCTGTCTGTCTATCGGTTCACCCTGAGGCCGGATCAGCCGAAACCACAGGCGCGCGCCGAGGATGTGTTGATCACCCGCGCTGAGTATGACCCCACGCCGCACCTGCTGCCGCAAGGTGGTGCGGATTTTGTCGACGCGCTGTTGCGCGGGCTGACCTTTGGTGCGGCAGTCACGTCTGCCGGTGCCGATTTCGACTTGCCCGCGACCCTGACGCTGCTGTTGCAGCAGGGCGCGATTTCCGACTTTTGCACTGCTTGA
- a CDS encoding ArsC/Spx/MgsR family protein yields the protein MIIYGLKTCDTCRKARKALPGAAFVDVRDEGLPGDVLDDAMAQFGEKLLNTRSATWRGLDDEARALLPAELIRRHPTVMKRPLVVDGARMVLGWDKAAQAALGVTGQETGT from the coding sequence ATGATCATCTACGGGTTGAAGACCTGCGATACTTGCAGAAAGGCGCGCAAAGCCTTGCCGGGGGCGGCTTTTGTCGATGTCCGCGATGAGGGGCTGCCGGGCGACGTCTTGGACGACGCGATGGCGCAGTTCGGCGAAAAATTGCTCAACACACGGTCAGCAACTTGGCGTGGACTGGATGATGAGGCTCGCGCGTTGCTGCCCGCCGAGTTGATCAGGCGGCATCCGACGGTCATGAAGCGGCCTTTGGTCGTGGACGGGGCGCGCATGGTGCTGGGCTGGGACAAAGCTGCGCAGGCCGCACTGGGCGTGACGGGGCAGGAGACAGGAACATGA
- a CDS encoding DoxX family protein, producing MDRLTSLHATIFAPVERMGDHLIPLLARLVFAATLLRYYWNSAGTKVWDRKGEEGIFDFFTLESGTYAQMFPKAFEAAGYNTAKLGFVYDLVAYAGTYTEWLLPLLIVIGLFTRLAALGMIGFVVVQTFVDVTGHGGKPGILFDTRYELIDERTLWIFGLAILVIKGAGALSIDRLLGLNAGPRAVTVV from the coding sequence ATGGACCGCCTGACCTCCCTTCACGCCACAATCTTTGCCCCTGTCGAGCGTATGGGCGATCACCTGATCCCTCTGCTGGCGCGGTTGGTTTTTGCCGCGACCTTGTTGCGCTACTACTGGAATTCCGCCGGGACCAAGGTTTGGGACCGCAAAGGAGAGGAAGGCATCTTTGATTTCTTCACTCTGGAATCGGGCACCTATGCGCAGATGTTCCCAAAAGCCTTTGAGGCGGCGGGATATAACACGGCCAAGCTTGGCTTTGTGTATGATCTGGTGGCCTATGCCGGAACCTATACCGAATGGCTGCTGCCGCTGTTGATCGTGATCGGGCTGTTCACCCGGCTGGCGGCATTGGGCATGATCGGCTTTGTCGTGGTGCAGACCTTTGTCGACGTGACCGGGCATGGCGGCAAACCGGGAATACTTTTCGACACGCGGTATGAGCTGATTGACGAGCGGACGCTCTGGATCTTTGGCCTTGCCATTCTGGTCATCAAGGGCGCAGGCGCGCTGTCCATCGACCGGCTACTGGGTCTTAACGCGGGACCGCGCGCCGTCACGGTGGTCTGA
- a CDS encoding methylenetetrahydrofolate reductase, protein MQRPEISFEFFPPKNIEATFRLWDAVQVLSPLAPRFVSVTYGAGGTTRDLTRDVVATLHKHSGLRTAAHLTCVNATRAETLAIADGFAEAGVTDIVSLRGDPPKGSAGFEAHPDGFANSIELIEALAETGKFTQRVGAYPDPHPEADSQQASIEWLKRKLDAGATEALTQFFFEADTFFRFRDDCAKAGIDTSKLVPGILPIENWNGARRFAESCGTYIPAWVSDAFEKAKRDGREDLLATAICSELCTDLIEGGVDKLHFYTLNRPELTRDVCFALGVTPEVNFEQVA, encoded by the coding sequence ATGCAGCGCCCAGAGATTTCATTCGAATTTTTCCCTCCGAAAAACATCGAGGCGACCTTTCGCCTTTGGGACGCGGTGCAGGTTCTGTCACCGCTGGCGCCGCGCTTTGTCTCTGTCACCTATGGCGCGGGCGGCACAACCCGTGATCTGACCCGTGATGTGGTTGCGACGCTGCACAAACATTCCGGCCTGCGCACGGCGGCACATCTGACCTGCGTGAACGCCACCCGTGCCGAAACCCTCGCGATTGCCGATGGCTTTGCCGAGGCTGGTGTGACTGACATCGTGTCCCTGCGTGGCGATCCGCCCAAAGGGTCTGCCGGGTTTGAGGCGCATCCCGACGGCTTTGCCAATTCCATCGAGCTGATCGAGGCCTTGGCCGAAACCGGCAAGTTCACCCAGCGCGTCGGCGCCTATCCTGACCCCCACCCCGAGGCTGACAGCCAGCAGGCCAGCATCGAATGGCTCAAGCGCAAGCTGGACGCCGGCGCGACAGAGGCCCTGACCCAGTTCTTCTTTGAGGCGGACACGTTTTTCCGCTTCCGCGACGATTGCGCCAAGGCGGGCATCGACACCTCCAAACTGGTCCCCGGCATCCTGCCGATCGAAAACTGGAATGGCGCGCGCCGCTTTGCCGAAAGCTGCGGCACCTATATCCCGGCGTGGGTCTCGGACGCGTTCGAAAAGGCCAAACGTGACGGGCGTGAGGATCTGCTGGCCACCGCGATCTGTTCAGAGCTCTGCACCGACCTGATCGAAGGCGGCGTGGACAAGCTGCACTTCTACACCCTGAACCGCCCGGAACTGACCCGCGATGTCTGTTTCGCGCTGGGTGTCACACCCGAAGTGAACTTCGAACAAGTCGCCTGA
- a CDS encoding 3-keto-5-aminohexanoate cleavage protein, with amino-acid sequence MPLEMNKEVFITCAVTGSGGTQDRSPYVPRSPQQIAESAIDAAKAGAAVVHCHVRDPESGAPSRDLAYYREVTDRIRDAEVDVVLNLTAGMGGDITFGSTDAPLPVNAAGTDMVGAAERVAHVAACLPEICTLDCGTMNFAEADYVMTNTPGMLRDMGARMTALGVKPEIEAFDTGHLWFAKELVKEGVLEGPALVQLCMGVPWGAPDDLNTFMAMVNNVPDDWCFSAFGLGRNQMAYVAASVLAGGNVRVGLEDNLWLDKGVLATNAQLVERAVGIIENMGARVIGPSAVREKLGLVKRAPK; translated from the coding sequence ATGCCGCTTGAGATGAACAAAGAGGTCTTTATCACCTGCGCGGTGACCGGGTCGGGTGGCACGCAGGACCGCAGCCCGTATGTGCCGCGTTCCCCGCAGCAGATTGCCGAGAGTGCGATTGACGCCGCCAAGGCGGGCGCGGCGGTGGTGCATTGCCACGTGCGCGATCCGGAAAGCGGCGCGCCCTCGCGCGATCTGGCCTATTACCGCGAGGTGACGGACCGCATCCGCGACGCCGAAGTGGACGTGGTGCTGAACCTGACCGCCGGGATGGGCGGCGACATCACCTTTGGGTCGACCGATGCGCCGTTGCCGGTGAACGCGGCTGGCACCGACATGGTGGGTGCAGCAGAGCGTGTGGCGCATGTCGCCGCATGCCTGCCGGAGATCTGCACGCTGGACTGCGGCACGATGAACTTTGCCGAGGCCGATTACGTCATGACCAACACGCCCGGCATGCTGCGCGACATGGGCGCGCGGATGACGGCGCTGGGGGTCAAGCCGGAGATCGAGGCCTTTGACACCGGCCACCTGTGGTTCGCCAAGGAGCTGGTGAAAGAGGGGGTGCTGGAAGGGCCCGCGCTGGTGCAACTGTGCATGGGGGTGCCTTGGGGCGCGCCGGATGACCTGAACACCTTCATGGCGATGGTCAACAACGTGCCGGATGACTGGTGCTTCAGCGCCTTCGGTCTGGGGCGCAACCAGATGGCCTATGTGGCGGCAAGCGTGCTGGCGGGGGGCAATGTGCGTGTCGGGTTGGAGGATAACCTGTGGCTGGACAAGGGGGTGCTGGCGACCAACGCTCAACTGGTCGAGCGCGCCGTCGGCATCATTGAAAACATGGGCGCGCGCGTGATTGGTCCCTCAGCGGTGAGAGAAAAGCTGGGGTTGGTGAAGCGCGCGCCGAAATAG
- a CDS encoding LysR family transcriptional regulator, translated as MHIEFRHLRTIKAIHDAGGVARAAEQLNITQSALSHQIKGLEDQAGVELFVRRSKPMKLSAAGKRLLRLAEQVLPQVEALQDEFEGLRSGKAGRLHIAIECHACFEWLFPVLEGFRKKFGDVDVDIRPGLAFDALPALMKEEVDVVISSDPEDLAGVTFVPLFEYSPVFVASASHPLAEKPFIEAEDFRGQTLITYPVERSRLDIFSQLLTPAKVEPAAIRQVELTAVILLLVASNRGVSVLPDWVVREVKYSSDYVTRPLTEQGLTRRLYAAVRTEDLEKPYMQLLVRLAGEEARRLQEA; from the coding sequence ATGCATATCGAATTCCGGCACCTCCGGACCATCAAGGCGATTCATGACGCGGGCGGTGTCGCGCGCGCAGCGGAGCAGCTGAACATCACGCAATCCGCGCTCAGCCATCAGATCAAGGGGCTGGAAGATCAGGCGGGGGTCGAGCTGTTTGTGCGGCGCTCAAAACCGATGAAACTGTCGGCTGCGGGCAAGCGCCTGTTGCGGCTGGCCGAACAGGTTCTGCCCCAGGTCGAGGCCTTGCAGGATGAATTTGAGGGGTTGCGGTCGGGCAAGGCAGGGCGGCTGCACATCGCCATCGAATGCCACGCCTGTTTCGAGTGGCTGTTCCCGGTGTTGGAAGGGTTTCGCAAGAAATTCGGCGATGTGGACGTGGACATCCGCCCCGGACTTGCCTTTGACGCGCTGCCCGCGTTGATGAAGGAAGAGGTGGATGTGGTGATCTCCTCTGACCCGGAGGATCTGGCGGGCGTGACCTTTGTGCCGCTGTTTGAGTACAGCCCGGTGTTTGTGGCCTCGGCTTCGCACCCGTTGGCGGAAAAGCCATTTATCGAGGCCGAGGATTTTCGCGGTCAAACCCTGATCACCTACCCGGTGGAACGGTCGCGATTGGATATTTTCAGCCAGCTTTTGACCCCCGCCAAGGTGGAACCGGCGGCGATTCGGCAGGTCGAACTGACGGCAGTGATCCTGCTGCTGGTCGCCTCGAACCGGGGGGTGTCAGTGTTGCCGGATTGGGTTGTGCGCGAGGTCAAATACAGTTCTGACTATGTGACGCGCCCGCTGACGGAACAGGGACTGACACGGCGGCTGTACGCGGCGGTGCGCACCGAAGACCTTGAAAAACCCTATATGCAATTGCTGGTCCGGCTGGCGGGCGAAGAGGCGCGACGCCTGCAAGAGGCGTGA
- a CDS encoding cold-shock protein, producing the protein MPTGTVKWFNTTKGFGFIAPDDGGQDVFVHISAVERSGLTGLADNQKVSFELREGRDGRSMAADLQLL; encoded by the coding sequence ATGCCAACGGGCACCGTGAAGTGGTTCAACACCACCAAGGGATTTGGGTTCATCGCACCGGACGACGGCGGCCAAGACGTCTTTGTCCACATCTCTGCGGTGGAAAGGTCCGGTTTGACCGGGCTTGCGGACAACCAGAAGGTCAGCTTTGAACTGCGAGAAGGCCGCGACGGGCGCTCCATGGCGGCGGATTTGCAACTGCTCTGA
- a CDS encoding Gfo/Idh/MocA family protein, with amino-acid sequence MARIGIGIVGGGYMGKAHSAAFAAVGTVFETRLKPRLVSIAGASSESGARYAEAYGFERGARDWRAMVDDPEVEAVVIASPQSTHLEIATAAFEAGKPVLCEKPMGLDAAEARAMLAAAERAGVVHSVAYNYSRTPATQFARKLIGEGALGRVHHLRIEHTEDFHLTSILPPWRSQGEANGCLGDLAPHPINAALALGGPIAQVFAVIETVFPERNGVTVTNDDQVLMTLRFASGATGHLFASRVATGKKMGYAYEVTGEKGAVRFDQEDQNALWVCDGEAPAERAGFTKVLTGPAHPDYKPFCLGPGHGTGYQDQIIIEAKDFLTAIDSCAPVWPTFADGVEVHRVIAAARASAASGGWARVSNF; translated from the coding sequence ATGGCTCGGATCGGGATAGGCATTGTCGGTGGCGGCTATATGGGCAAGGCCCATTCCGCCGCTTTTGCCGCCGTTGGTACGGTGTTCGAGACACGGCTGAAGCCGCGACTGGTGTCTATTGCCGGGGCGTCGTCGGAAAGTGGCGCGCGCTATGCCGAGGCTTACGGGTTTGAGCGCGGCGCGCGTGACTGGCGGGCCATGGTCGATGATCCCGAGGTTGAGGCGGTGGTGATCGCGTCACCGCAATCGACGCATCTTGAGATAGCAACGGCGGCCTTTGAAGCGGGCAAGCCGGTGCTGTGTGAAAAACCGATGGGACTGGACGCGGCAGAGGCGCGGGCCATGCTGGCGGCGGCAGAGCGGGCCGGCGTGGTGCATTCGGTGGCGTACAATTACAGCCGGACTCCTGCGACGCAGTTCGCGCGGAAGTTGATTGGTGAGGGCGCGCTGGGCCGGGTGCATCATCTGCGGATTGAACACACAGAGGACTTTCACCTGACCTCGATCCTGCCGCCGTGGCGCTCGCAGGGCGAGGCGAATGGCTGTTTGGGGGATTTGGCCCCGCACCCAATCAACGCGGCGCTGGCACTTGGCGGACCGATAGCGCAGGTCTTTGCAGTGATCGAGACGGTATTCCCCGAACGCAACGGCGTGACGGTCACCAATGACGATCAGGTTCTGATGACGCTGCGGTTTGCCAGTGGGGCGACTGGGCATCTGTTTGCCAGCCGTGTCGCGACCGGCAAGAAGATGGGCTATGCCTATGAGGTGACTGGGGAAAAGGGCGCAGTACGGTTTGATCAGGAGGATCAGAACGCGCTGTGGGTCTGTGATGGCGAGGCCCCGGCAGAACGGGCAGGGTTCACCAAGGTCCTGACCGGCCCGGCGCATCCGGATTACAAACCCTTCTGCCTCGGCCCCGGACATGGCACCGGCTATCAGGATCAGATCATTATCGAGGCGAAGGATTTCCTGACCGCCATCGACAGTTGTGCGCCGGTCTGGCCAACCTTTGCTGACGGGGTGGAGGTGCACCGGGTCATTGCGGCGGCGCGGGCCTCTGCTGCGTCCGGCGGATGGGCGCGGGTCAGCAATTTTTGA
- a CDS encoding Gfo/Idh/MocA family protein, with the protein MAKLLWGMIGGGEGSQIGPAHRLGAGLDGAFDFVAGALDHRPEAGREYGQRLGLAADRAYGDWREMLEGEQGRDDRIDLVTVATPNATHFEITKAYLEAGFHVLCEKPMTMTVEEGEEIVGLARETGRICAVNYGYTGYALVRHMRAMVARGDLGKVRMVVAEFAHGHHADAADADNPRVRWRYDPAQAGVSAQFADCGIHALHMASFVIGQELDRLSADTVSCIESRVLEDDAQVNLRFDGGAAGRLWTSSIALGRQHGLTLQVFGEKGGLRWAQEQPNQLYWMPLGGRLEVMERGGPGLSPEADRASRVTMGHAEGMPLAFANIYADLAEAIRARKEGRDMDPAADLYPRAEDGLRSMAAVFAVAESGQGQGVWMDARPPMFR; encoded by the coding sequence ATGGCGAAACTGTTGTGGGGCATGATTGGCGGCGGTGAAGGCAGCCAGATCGGTCCGGCGCACCGGTTGGGCGCGGGATTGGACGGGGCTTTCGACTTTGTCGCGGGCGCGCTGGACCACCGGCCCGAGGCGGGGCGGGAGTACGGACAACGGCTGGGGCTGGCGGCGGACCGCGCCTATGGCGACTGGCGAGAGATGTTAGAGGGCGAGCAGGGGCGCGACGACCGGATTGATCTGGTGACGGTGGCCACGCCCAATGCCACGCATTTCGAGATTACCAAGGCCTATTTGGAGGCGGGGTTTCATGTGCTGTGCGAAAAGCCCATGACCATGACCGTGGAAGAGGGCGAGGAAATCGTCGGCCTGGCCCGTGAGACGGGGCGCATCTGCGCGGTGAACTACGGCTACACCGGCTATGCGCTGGTGCGGCACATGCGGGCGATGGTGGCGCGTGGCGATTTGGGCAAGGTTCGCATGGTGGTGGCGGAGTTTGCCCACGGCCATCACGCAGATGCGGCGGACGCGGACAACCCGCGGGTGCGCTGGCGCTATGATCCGGCGCAGGCGGGGGTGTCGGCGCAGTTTGCCGATTGCGGCATCCACGCGCTGCACATGGCAAGCTTTGTGATCGGGCAAGAGCTGGACCGGCTGTCGGCGGATACGGTGTCCTGTATCGAGAGTCGCGTGCTTGAAGATGATGCACAGGTGAACCTGCGCTTTGACGGAGGTGCTGCGGGGCGTTTGTGGACCTCAAGCATTGCGCTTGGGCGTCAGCACGGGCTGACCTTGCAGGTCTTTGGTGAAAAGGGCGGGCTGCGCTGGGCGCAGGAGCAGCCTAATCAGCTTTACTGGATGCCTCTGGGCGGTCGGCTGGAGGTGATGGAACGGGGTGGGCCGGGTCTGTCGCCCGAGGCGGATCGCGCGAGCCGGGTGACTATGGGGCATGCGGAGGGGATGCCGTTGGCCTTTGCCAATATTTACGCCGATCTGGCCGAGGCGATCCGTGCCCGCAAGGAAGGGCGCGATATGGACCCGGCCGCGGATCTGTATCCGCGCGCAGAGGACGGGCTGCGGTCGATGGCTGCCGTCTTTGCGGTGGCTGAAAGTGGCCAAGGTCAGGGCGTCTGGATGGACGCCCGTCCGCCGATGTTCCGGTAA